CTATTGTCGTCTGGGGTCCATGACCCGGGTAGACGCGCACATTCGGATCCACCTTGTACAGCTTGCCGCGAATGGAATCGTATAAATCCCGCTCACGGCCGCCAGGAAGGTCCGTTCGTCCGACGGACATTCGAAACAGTACATCGCCGCTGATCAGATGCTCGCCGCACAGCAAGCTGATGCTGCCTGGAGAATGACCGGGCGTGTGCATTACCCGGAACGTATGGCCGATCAGTTCGAGCTTCTGTCCTTCCGATAGCGCAAATTCAGCCGGACCCGTTGTAAGCGGGGGCGTCACATCCGACCATCTCGCGGAACCGTTCTTCTTCGCGTCGGTCAGCCAGTCCGCCTCCAGATCATGGATATAAACCGGGCATCCGGCCGCTTTGCGCAGTTCGTCTACGCCGCCCATATGGTCAAAGTGCGCGTGCGTCAGCACGATT
This is a stretch of genomic DNA from Paenibacillus sp. sptzw28. It encodes these proteins:
- a CDS encoding MBL fold metallo-hydrolase: MLNIETFTLGPLQTNAYLITDETGKRGFVIDPGMQPKRLLERIRGLEIEAIVLTHAHFDHMGGVDELRKAAGCPVYIHDLEADWLTDAKKNGSARWSDVTPPLTTGPAEFALSEGQKLELIGHTFRVMHTPGHSPGSISLLCGEHLISGDVLFRMSVGRTDLPGGRERDLYDSIRGKLYKVDPNVRVYPGHGPQTTIGFEMANNPYVPA